A portion of the Intestinibacillus sp. Marseille-P6563 genome contains these proteins:
- a CDS encoding recombinase family protein: MKAALYCRLSEEDRCKADPAADSQSIQNQKAMLLAYAEEQGWDVYHLYSDDDYTGADRNRPAFQQLLRDAQAKRFDIVLCKTQSRFTREMEVVETYLHGLFPLWGIRFVSIVDHADTANKGNKKARQINGLVNEWYLEDMSDSIKSVLDAKRRAGYHIGAFALYGYRKDPEHKGHLLVDEEAAAVVREAFTRFAAGQGKTEIAREFNARSLPNPTAYKQQKGLFYRQAHGGTRWTYATVARLLTNEIYCGNMVQGRYGSVSYKTKKNRPRPRDQWFRVEGTHEAIIEPALWRQVQERLRQHTRPRGSKKPNPLTRKVFCARCSCLLRLSTAHGRQYLRCPTHMADRQACPGVFLALDALEAALLDELRRLTHALLGEQEDWEVLLAQGMTETLAQTMLDRVQAGPRQEDCVPVQVIWKF; this comes from the coding sequence ATGAAAGCAGCCCTGTATTGCCGATTGTCCGAAGAGGACCGCTGCAAGGCCGACCCGGCGGCCGACAGCCAGAGCATCCAAAACCAAAAAGCCATGCTGCTGGCCTACGCCGAGGAGCAGGGCTGGGACGTTTACCATCTGTACAGCGACGACGATTACACGGGCGCCGACCGTAATCGGCCGGCGTTTCAGCAGCTTTTGCGGGATGCGCAAGCCAAACGGTTCGATATTGTGCTGTGCAAGACCCAGTCGCGGTTTACCCGCGAAATGGAGGTGGTAGAAACTTATCTGCATGGATTGTTTCCGCTGTGGGGTATCCGGTTTGTGAGCATCGTCGATCATGCGGATACAGCCAACAAAGGTAACAAAAAAGCCCGACAAATCAACGGTCTGGTCAACGAATGGTATTTGGAGGATATGTCGGACAGTATCAAAAGTGTGCTGGACGCCAAGCGCCGGGCAGGCTACCACATTGGAGCCTTTGCACTCTATGGCTATCGCAAGGACCCCGAGCATAAGGGACACCTGTTAGTGGATGAAGAAGCGGCAGCGGTGGTGCGGGAAGCGTTTACCCGGTTCGCCGCCGGACAGGGAAAGACCGAAATTGCACGCGAGTTTAACGCACGCAGCCTGCCCAATCCGACGGCGTATAAGCAGCAAAAAGGGCTGTTCTATCGGCAGGCGCATGGCGGCACACGTTGGACCTATGCCACAGTCGCCCGTCTGCTGACGAATGAGATCTACTGCGGCAATATGGTCCAGGGGCGATATGGCAGCGTGTCCTATAAAACCAAGAAAAACCGTCCCCGGCCGCGCGACCAGTGGTTCCGGGTGGAAGGGACCCATGAAGCCATCATCGAACCTGCATTGTGGAGGCAGGTACAGGAACGTCTGCGGCAGCATACTCGGCCGCGAGGCAGTAAAAAGCCCAATCCATTAACAAGGAAGGTATTTTGTGCCCGCTGTAGCTGCTTGCTGCGCCTTAGCACAGCACATGGCAGGCAGTATCTCCGCTGTCCGACGCATATGGCCGACCGGCAAGCTTGTCCGGGTGTATTTTTGGCGCTGGATGCCTTGGAAGCTGCGCTGCTGGACGAATTGCGCCGCCTGACCCATGCGCTGCTCGGAGAGCAGGAGGACTGGGAAGTCCTGCTGGCACAGGGCATGACCGAAACACTGGCACAAACCATGCTCGACCGCGTCCAGGCCGGACCGCGACAGGAAGACTGTGTTCCGGTGCAGGTCATTTGGAAGTTTTGA